The following proteins are co-located in the Thermus thermophilus HB8 genome:
- the rsmG gene encoding 16S rRNA (guanine(527)-N(7))-methyltransferase RsmG → MFHGKHPGGLSERGRALLLEGGKALGLDLKPHLEAFSRLYALLQEASGKVNLTALRGEEEVVVKHFLDSLTLLRLPLWQGPLRVLDLGTGAGFPGLPLKIVRPELELVLVDATRKKVAFVERAIEVLGLKGARALWGRAEVLAREAGHREAYARAVARAVAPLCVLSELLLPFLEVGGAAVAMKGPRVEEELAPLPPALERLGGRLGEVLALQLPLSGEARHLVVLEKTAPTPPAYPRRPGVPERHPLC, encoded by the coding sequence ATGTTTCACGGGAAACACCCGGGGGGCCTGAGCGAAAGGGGCCGGGCCCTGCTCTTGGAGGGGGGAAAGGCCTTGGGCCTGGACCTAAAGCCCCACCTGGAGGCCTTCTCCCGCCTCTACGCCCTCCTCCAGGAGGCGAGCGGGAAGGTCAACCTCACCGCCCTCCGCGGTGAGGAGGAGGTGGTGGTCAAGCACTTCCTGGACTCCCTGACTCTCCTCAGGCTTCCCCTCTGGCAGGGGCCCCTACGGGTCCTGGACCTGGGGACGGGGGCGGGGTTTCCCGGCCTTCCCTTGAAGATCGTCCGCCCCGAGCTGGAGCTCGTCCTCGTGGACGCCACCCGGAAGAAGGTGGCCTTCGTGGAGCGGGCCATAGAGGTCCTTGGGCTCAAGGGGGCCCGGGCCCTCTGGGGCCGGGCGGAGGTCCTCGCCCGGGAGGCGGGCCACCGGGAGGCCTACGCCCGGGCGGTGGCCCGGGCCGTGGCCCCTCTCTGCGTCCTCTCCGAGCTCCTTTTGCCCTTCCTCGAGGTGGGCGGGGCGGCGGTAGCCATGAAGGGGCCCCGGGTGGAGGAGGAGCTCGCCCCCCTGCCCCCCGCTCTGGAGCGGCTCGGCGGGCGGCTTGGGGAGGTCCTCGCCCTCCAGCTTCCCCTCTCCGGGGAGGCGCGCCACCTGGTGGTGTTGGAGAAGACCGCCCCCACCCCCCCCGCCTACCCCCGGCGCCCTGGGGTTCCCGAGCGGCATCCGTTATGCTAA
- the rsmI gene encoding 16S rRNA (cytidine(1402)-2'-O)-methyltransferase, which translates to MRLVLVPTPIGNLEDITLRALRVLKEVEVVACEDTRRTGLLLKHYGIPTPTLRLDQHTVGRARELLAPYRYVAYATDAGTPGISDPGAELVRLALEWGWRVEALPGPTALIPALVASGLPTHRFTFEGFLPKGGRERRERILALAREGRTAVLYESPHRLRKTLEDLLEVYGPDHPVAVARELSKLHEEIFRGSLREALEHFQEPRGEFVLVLGPKALEAPNGEALARRLKEEGLSGRALVRALVALGLPRNEAYRLALEEEEG; encoded by the coding sequence GTGCGGCTGGTCTTGGTCCCCACGCCCATCGGCAACCTGGAGGACATCACCTTGAGGGCCCTCCGCGTCCTCAAGGAGGTGGAGGTGGTGGCCTGCGAGGACACCCGCCGCACCGGGCTCCTCCTCAAGCACTACGGCATTCCCACCCCCACCCTCCGCCTGGACCAGCACACGGTGGGGCGGGCGCGGGAGCTCCTCGCGCCTTACCGCTACGTGGCCTACGCCACGGACGCCGGCACCCCCGGGATCTCGGACCCGGGGGCCGAGCTCGTGCGCCTGGCCCTGGAGTGGGGCTGGCGGGTGGAAGCGCTTCCCGGCCCCACGGCCTTGATCCCCGCCCTGGTGGCCTCCGGCCTGCCCACCCACCGCTTCACCTTTGAGGGGTTCCTGCCGAAGGGGGGAAGGGAGCGGAGGGAGCGGATCCTGGCCTTGGCCCGGGAGGGGAGGACGGCTGTGCTCTACGAGAGCCCCCACCGCCTGCGCAAGACCTTGGAGGATCTCCTCGAGGTCTACGGGCCGGATCACCCCGTGGCGGTGGCCCGGGAGCTCAGCAAGCTCCACGAGGAGATCTTTCGTGGAAGCCTCCGGGAAGCCTTGGAACATTTCCAGGAGCCCCGGGGGGAGTTCGTCCTCGTCCTGGGACCCAAGGCCCTGGAGGCCCCAAACGGCGAGGCCCTGGCCCGGAGGCTGAAGGAGGAGGGGCTTTCGGGGAGGGCCTTGGTCCGGGCCCTCGTGGCCTTGGGCCTTCCCCGGAACGAGGCGTACCGACTGGCCTTGGAGGAGGAAGAGGGATGA
- a CDS encoding ParB/RepB/Spo0J family partition protein, whose protein sequence is MSRKPSGLGRGLEALLPKTGAGVVRLPLASIRPNPRQPRKRFAEESLKELADSIREKGLLQPLLVRPQGDGYELVAGERRYRAALMAGLQEVPAVVKDLTDREALELALVENLQREDLSPVEEARGYQALLEMGLTQEEVARRVGKARSTVANALRLLQLPPEALEALERGEITAGHARALLMLEPEDRLWGLKEILEKGLSVRQAEALRERLAMAPKRPAEPSPLSLELSRHLGLPVRVVGGKKGKVVIQYRSLEELEALLRRLGYQA, encoded by the coding sequence GTGTCCAGGAAGCCTAGCGGTCTCGGGCGGGGCCTCGAGGCCCTGCTCCCCAAGACGGGGGCGGGGGTGGTCCGCCTGCCCCTCGCCAGCATCCGCCCCAACCCCCGCCAGCCGCGGAAGCGGTTCGCCGAGGAGAGCCTCAAGGAGCTCGCCGACTCCATCCGGGAGAAGGGCCTCCTCCAACCCCTCCTCGTCCGGCCCCAGGGGGACGGGTACGAGCTCGTGGCGGGGGAAAGGCGCTACCGGGCCGCCCTCATGGCGGGGCTTCAGGAGGTCCCCGCCGTGGTCAAGGACCTCACGGACCGGGAGGCCTTGGAGCTCGCCCTGGTGGAGAACCTCCAGCGGGAGGACCTCTCCCCTGTGGAGGAGGCCCGGGGCTACCAGGCCCTTTTGGAGATGGGCCTCACCCAGGAGGAGGTGGCCCGGCGGGTGGGCAAGGCCCGCTCCACCGTGGCCAACGCCCTCAGGCTCCTCCAGCTTCCCCCCGAGGCCCTCGAGGCCCTGGAGCGGGGGGAGATCACCGCGGGCCACGCCCGGGCCCTCCTCATGCTGGAGCCCGAGGACCGGCTCTGGGGGCTTAAGGAGATCCTGGAGAAGGGGCTTTCCGTGCGGCAGGCGGAGGCCCTGAGGGAGCGCCTGGCCATGGCCCCTAAGCGCCCCGCTGAGCCCTCCCCCCTCTCCCTGGAGCTCTCCCGCCACCTGGGCCTGCCCGTGAGGGTGGTGGGGGGGAAGAAGGGCAAGGTGGTGATCCAGTACCGCTCCTTGGAGGAGCTGGAGGCCCTTCTGCGGCGCCTCGGCTACCAGGCGTAG
- a CDS encoding inorganic diphosphatase — MANLKSLPVGDKAPEVVHMVIEVPRGSGNKYEYDPDLGAIKLDRVLPGAQFYPGDYGFIPSTLAEDGDPLDGLVLSTYPLLPGVVVEVRVVGLLLMEDEKGGDAKVIGVVAEDQRLDHIQDIGDVPEGVKQEIQHFFETYKALEAKKGKWVKVTGWRDRKAALEEVRACIARYKG; from the coding sequence ATGGCGAACCTGAAGAGCCTTCCCGTGGGCGACAAGGCGCCCGAGGTGGTCCACATGGTCATTGAGGTCCCCCGCGGCTCGGGCAACAAGTACGAGTACGACCCGGACCTCGGGGCGATCAAGCTGGACCGGGTCCTGCCGGGAGCCCAGTTCTACCCCGGGGACTACGGCTTCATCCCCTCCACCCTGGCCGAGGACGGGGACCCCTTGGACGGCCTCGTCCTCTCCACCTACCCCCTCCTCCCCGGGGTGGTGGTGGAGGTCCGGGTGGTGGGCCTCCTCCTCATGGAGGACGAGAAGGGCGGGGATGCCAAGGTCATCGGGGTGGTGGCCGAGGACCAGCGCCTGGACCACATCCAGGACATCGGGGACGTCCCCGAGGGCGTGAAGCAAGAGATCCAGCACTTCTTTGAGACCTACAAGGCCCTCGAGGCCAAGAAGGGGAAGTGGGTCAAGGTCACGGGCTGGCGGGACCGGAAGGCGGCCTTGGAGGAGGTCCGGGCCTGCATCGCCCGCTACAAGGGCTAG
- a CDS encoding YcxB family protein: MGKYEAELARLGERPLAQLEGPEGLLAVTETALLFLSDQGVQRLELARIRRVTRGEGGTVLVQGDAEALSIPLKAFPLEELKAFLEGLKPHVARAKKATAAPRPEPPKPPAQEAKAPVWEEEPPAKTPSVELAPEEPPPAPTPTPPPPAQGTRNPLALPLRLLALLTLAYAVGFAATHPDADPWVLGGVVLGGLTLALTAWSSATSSR; encoded by the coding sequence ATGGGCAAGTATGAAGCCGAGCTCGCCCGTCTCGGGGAGCGCCCCCTCGCCCAACTGGAGGGCCCGGAGGGGCTTCTCGCGGTCACGGAAACGGCGCTCCTCTTCCTGAGCGACCAGGGGGTGCAACGCCTGGAGCTCGCCCGGATCCGGCGGGTAACCCGGGGGGAAGGGGGGACGGTCCTGGTCCAGGGCGACGCGGAGGCCCTCTCCATCCCCCTGAAGGCCTTCCCCCTGGAGGAACTCAAGGCCTTCCTCGAGGGGCTCAAGCCCCACGTGGCCCGGGCCAAGAAGGCCACCGCCGCCCCCAGGCCCGAGCCCCCCAAGCCCCCCGCCCAGGAGGCCAAGGCCCCCGTCTGGGAGGAGGAGCCCCCGGCCAAAACCCCCTCGGTGGAGCTCGCCCCGGAGGAGCCCCCTCCCGCCCCTACCCCCACGCCCCCTCCCCCGGCCCAGGGAACCCGCAACCCTTTGGCCCTACCCCTGAGGCTCCTCGCCCTCCTCACCCTGGCCTACGCGGTGGGCTTCGCGGCCACCCACCCGGACGCCGACCCCTGGGTCCTCGGGGGAGTGGTCCTGGGCGGCCTCACCCTGGCCTTGACGGCCTGGTCCTCGGCTACCTCCTCGCGGTAG
- a CDS encoding ComEA family DNA-binding protein, with product MVLGYLLAVALLGLLALWPKLAPAPLPVRVEALGKVAPLPQAQTPVSLNEASLEELMALPGIGPVLARRIVEGRPYARVEDLLKVKGIGPATLERLRPYLRP from the coding sequence CTGGTCCTCGGCTACCTCCTCGCGGTAGCCCTCCTCGGCCTCCTCGCCCTCTGGCCCAAGCTCGCCCCCGCCCCGCTTCCGGTGCGGGTGGAGGCCCTGGGAAAGGTCGCCCCTTTGCCCCAAGCGCAAACCCCCGTGAGCCTGAACGAGGCGAGCCTGGAAGAGCTCATGGCCCTGCCCGGCATCGGCCCCGTCCTGGCCCGGCGCATCGTGGAGGGCAGGCCCTACGCCCGGGTGGAGGACCTTCTCAAGGTGAAAGGGATCGGCCCCGCCACCCTGGAGCGCCTCCGCCCCTACCTCCGGCCATGA
- the pheT gene encoding phenylalanine--tRNA ligase subunit beta — MRVPFSWLKAYVPELESPEVLEERLAGLGFETDRIERVFPIPRGVVFARVLEAHPIPGTRLKRLVLDAGRTVEVVSGAENARKGIGVALALPGTELPGLGQKVGERVIQGVRSFGMALSPRELGVGEYGGGLLEFPEDALPPGTPLSEAWPEEVVLDLEVTPNRPDALGLLGLARDLHALGYALVEPEAALKAEALPLPFALKVEDPEGAPHFTLGYAFGLRVAPSPLWMQRALFAAGMRPINNVVDVTNYVMLERAQPMHAFDLRFVGEGIAVRRAREGERLKTLDGVERTLHPEDLVIAGWRGEESFPLGLAGVMGGAESEVREDTEAIALEVACFDPVSIRKTARRHGLRTEASHRFERGVDPLGQVPAQRRALSLLQALAGARVAEALLEAGSPKPPEAIPFRPEYANRLLGTSYPEAEQIAILKRLGCRVEGEGPTYRVTPPSHRLDLRLEEDLVEEVARIQGYETIPLALPAFFPAPDNRGVEAPYRKEQRLREVLSGLGFQEVYTYSFMDPEDARRFRLDPPRLLLLNPLAPEKAALRTHLFPGLVRVLKENLDLDRPERALLFEVGRVFREREETHLAGLLFGEGVGLPWAKERLSGYFLLKGYLEALFARLGLAFRVEAQAFPFLHPGVSGRVLVEGEEVGFLGALHPEIAQELELPPVHLFELRLPLPDKPLAFQDPSRHPAAFRDLAVVVPAPTPYGEVEALVREAAGPYLESLALFDLYQGPPLPEGHKSLAFHLRFRHPKRTLRDEEVEEAVSRVAEALRARGFGLRGLDTP; from the coding sequence ATGAGGGTGCCCTTCTCCTGGCTAAAAGCCTACGTGCCCGAGCTGGAAAGCCCCGAGGTCCTGGAGGAGCGCCTGGCGGGCCTGGGGTTTGAAACGGACCGGATAGAGCGGGTCTTCCCCATCCCAAGAGGGGTGGTCTTCGCCCGGGTCCTGGAGGCCCACCCCATCCCCGGCACCCGGCTTAAGCGCCTGGTCCTGGACGCGGGCCGGACGGTGGAAGTGGTCTCGGGGGCGGAAAACGCCCGAAAAGGAATCGGGGTGGCCCTGGCCCTCCCCGGGACGGAGCTTCCCGGCCTGGGCCAAAAGGTGGGGGAACGGGTCATCCAAGGGGTGCGGTCCTTCGGCATGGCCCTCTCTCCCCGGGAGCTCGGGGTAGGGGAGTACGGCGGGGGGCTTCTGGAGTTCCCCGAGGACGCCCTCCCCCCCGGCACCCCCCTTTCGGAGGCCTGGCCGGAGGAGGTGGTGCTGGACCTCGAGGTCACCCCGAACCGCCCGGACGCCCTGGGCCTTTTGGGCCTCGCCCGGGACCTCCACGCCCTGGGCTACGCCCTGGTGGAGCCCGAAGCGGCCCTGAAGGCGGAGGCCCTTCCCCTCCCCTTCGCCCTCAAGGTGGAGGACCCGGAGGGCGCCCCCCACTTCACCCTGGGCTACGCCTTCGGCCTAAGGGTGGCCCCAAGCCCCCTCTGGATGCAGCGGGCCCTCTTCGCCGCGGGCATGCGGCCCATCAACAACGTCGTGGACGTGACCAACTACGTCATGCTGGAAAGGGCCCAGCCCATGCACGCCTTTGACCTGCGCTTCGTAGGAGAGGGGATCGCGGTGCGCCGGGCGCGGGAAGGGGAGCGGCTTAAGACCCTGGACGGGGTGGAAAGAACCCTCCACCCCGAGGACCTGGTGATCGCCGGGTGGCGGGGGGAGGAGAGCTTCCCCTTGGGCCTCGCCGGGGTCATGGGCGGGGCGGAGAGCGAGGTCCGGGAGGACACGGAGGCCATCGCCTTGGAGGTGGCCTGCTTTGACCCGGTCTCCATCCGCAAGACCGCCCGCCGCCACGGCCTGCGCACCGAGGCGAGCCACCGCTTTGAGCGGGGGGTGGACCCCCTGGGCCAGGTCCCCGCCCAGAGGCGGGCCTTAAGCCTCCTCCAGGCCCTGGCGGGGGCCCGGGTGGCCGAGGCCCTCCTCGAGGCGGGAAGCCCCAAGCCCCCGGAGGCCATCCCCTTCCGCCCCGAGTACGCCAACCGCCTCCTGGGCACGTCCTACCCCGAGGCCGAGCAGATCGCCATCCTCAAGCGGCTCGGGTGCCGGGTGGAAGGCGAAGGCCCCACCTACCGGGTCACCCCGCCCAGCCACCGCCTGGACCTCAGGCTGGAGGAGGACCTGGTGGAGGAGGTGGCCCGCATCCAGGGCTACGAGACCATCCCCTTGGCCCTCCCCGCCTTCTTCCCCGCCCCCGACAACCGCGGGGTAGAAGCCCCCTACCGGAAGGAGCAGCGCCTAAGGGAAGTCCTCTCCGGGCTCGGCTTCCAGGAGGTCTACACCTACAGCTTCATGGACCCCGAGGACGCCCGCCGCTTCCGCCTTGATCCCCCCCGCCTCCTCCTCCTCAACCCCCTGGCCCCGGAAAAGGCGGCCCTCAGGACCCACCTCTTCCCCGGCCTGGTCCGGGTGCTGAAGGAGAACCTGGACCTGGACCGGCCCGAGCGGGCCCTCCTCTTTGAGGTGGGCCGGGTCTTCCGGGAGCGGGAGGAGACCCACCTGGCCGGCCTCCTCTTCGGCGAGGGGGTGGGCCTCCCCTGGGCCAAGGAGCGGCTTTCCGGCTACTTCCTCCTCAAGGGGTACCTCGAGGCCCTCTTCGCCCGGCTCGGCCTGGCCTTCCGGGTGGAGGCCCAGGCCTTCCCCTTCCTCCACCCCGGGGTCTCGGGACGGGTCCTGGTGGAGGGGGAGGAGGTGGGCTTCCTCGGCGCCCTCCACCCCGAGATCGCCCAGGAGCTGGAGCTTCCCCCCGTCCACCTCTTTGAGCTCCGCCTGCCCCTCCCGGACAAACCCCTCGCCTTCCAAGACCCCTCCCGCCACCCCGCCGCCTTCCGCGACCTGGCCGTGGTGGTCCCCGCCCCCACCCCNTACGGCGAGGTGGAGGCTTTGGTGCGGGAGGCCGCAGGCCCCTACCTGGAAAGCCTCGCCCTCTTTGACCTCTACCAAGGCCCGCCCCTGCCCGAAGGCCACAAGAGCCTCGCCTTCCACCTCCGCTTCCGCCACCCCAAGCGCACCCTGCGGGACGAGGAGGTGGAGGAGGCCGTCTCCCGGGTGGCGGAGGCCCTCAGGGCCAGGGGGTTCGGCCTGCGCGGCCTGGACACCCCGTAA
- a CDS encoding DNA internalization-related competence protein ComEC/Rec2, translating into MRPSWTWGVGLGAGALVAAWGLFAPWAFLGLGLLPFLRLPFALGFGLVLARALLFPLPEPPWGAAVEGVFAVRGGFTRAEGHLLWVSHYPPLPDGRYRLRGRIAPPQGRTNPGGFDQRAWLLSRGAKGVLRAESAEPLGPLPDWREGFRERLGAGLSLEAREVVEGLVLGDKGGLETAYPLFQRAGLAHLLALSGLHVGVLVGFAVLGLYPLGRWRYLLALALLPFYLLLAGPSPSLVRASLMAGLSLLGLFLGLGGAGVVQALGLALFLQLLLRPEALLGLGFQLSYLAVLGLALVLPALRLPPGPRGYLLGGVAASLAVQAFLLPLLLHRFGFAPLLAPLANLLALPLVALLVPLGFLKLFLGALPAPLVEPLARGLLLLAGLAAQGPLLRWGEIAPPGFALYYLGLLPLLFALHRRLPWRRALLLASLPTLVGLLAARPKPLDLWMLDVGQGDALLARMGGGEVLVDGGRAEKGEAVVRALRALGVEALELLVATHPDADHYGGLFRVIEEVPVGLALLAPGFPEDHPLAQALRARGVPVVRAGAGTRLKVGQGEVRVLWPEALSGDDNQDGLALLLDFGRGRALLLADLPREVEARLPVGEVEALKVSHHGSQSGTSEVLLERTRPRVALIGVGPNPFGHPHPEVLERLERHGAEVRRTDQDGAVRVLFGYAW; encoded by the coding sequence ATGAGGCCTTCTTGGACCTGGGGAGTGGGGCTTGGGGCGGGGGCTTTGGTGGCCGCCTGGGGGCTTTTCGCGCCTTGGGCCTTCCTTGGGCTCGGCCTCCTTCCCTTCCTCCGCCTTCCCTTCGCCCTGGGCTTCGGCCTCGTCCTGGCCCGGGCCCTCCTCTTCCCCTTGCCCGAGCCCCCGTGGGGCGCCGCCGTGGAGGGGGTCTTCGCCGTGAGGGGCGGGTTCACACGGGCGGAGGGCCACCTCCTCTGGGTGAGCCACTATCCCCCTCTACCGGACGGCCGCTACCGCCTCCGGGGGCGCATCGCCCCGCCCCAAGGCCGGACCAACCCCGGGGGGTTTGACCAACGGGCCTGGCTCCTGAGCCGGGGGGCCAAGGGGGTGCTCCGGGCCGAAAGCGCCGAGCCCTTGGGGCCCCTGCCCGACTGGAGGGAGGGGTTCCGGGAACGCCTAGGGGCGGGCCTGAGCCTCGAGGCCCGGGAGGTGGTGGAGGGCCTGGTCCTCGGGGACAAGGGGGGCTTAGAGACGGCCTACCCCCTCTTCCAGCGGGCGGGCCTCGCCCACCTCCTGGCGCTCTCTGGCCTTCACGTGGGGGTGCTCGTGGGCTTCGCCGTCCTCGGCCTCTACCCCCTGGGGCGGTGGCGCTACCTCCTGGCCCTCGCCCTCCTCCCCTTCTACCTCCTCCTCGCCGGGCCGAGCCCCTCCCTGGTGCGGGCGAGCCTCATGGCGGGCCTGTCCCTCCTCGGCCTCTTCCTGGGCCTTGGGGGGGCCGGGGTGGTCCAGGCCCTGGGGCTCGCCCTCTTCCTCCAGCTCCTCCTCCGCCCCGAGGCCCTCCTCGGCCTCGGGTTCCAGCTCTCCTACCTCGCGGTGCTGGGCCTGGCCCTGGTCCTCCCGGCCCTGAGGCTTCCCCCGGGCCCCAGGGGCTATCTCCTCGGGGGCGTGGCCGCAAGCCTGGCCGTCCAGGCCTTCCTCCTCCCCCTCCTCCTCCACCGCTTCGGCTTCGCCCCCCTCCTCGCCCCCCTCGCCAACCTCCTCGCCCTCCCCCTGGTGGCCCTCCTCGTGCCCCTCGGCTTCCTCAAGCTCTTCCTCGGCGCCCTCCCCGCCCCCCTGGTGGAGCCCCTCGCCCGGGGGCTCCTCCTCCTGGCGGGGCTTGCGGCCCAAGGGCCCCTCCTCCGCTGGGGGGAGATCGCCCCCCCAGGCTTTGCCCTCTACTACCTGGGCCTTCTCCCCCTCCTTTTCGCCCTCCACCGCAGGCTTCCCTGGCGGCGCGCCCTCCTCCTCGCCTCCCTGCCCACCCTGGTGGGCCTCCTCGCCGCCCGGCCAAAGCCGCTGGACCTCTGGATGCTGGACGTGGGCCAGGGGGACGCCCTCCTCGCCCGCATGGGGGGCGGGGAGGTCCTGGTGGACGGGGGACGGGCGGAGAAGGGGGAGGCGGTGGTCCGGGCCCTCCGCGCCCTCGGGGTGGAGGCCCTGGAGCTTTTGGTGGCCACCCACCCCGACGCGGACCACTACGGGGGGCTTTTCCGGGTGATAGAGGAGGTTCCCGTGGGCCTTGCCCTCCTCGCCCCCGGCTTCCCCGAGGACCACCCCCTGGCCCAGGCCCTAAGGGCGCGGGGCGTCCCCGTGGTGCGGGCCGGGGCGGGAACCCGCCTTAAGGTGGGCCAGGGCGAGGTCCGGGTGCTCTGGCCCGAGGCCCTCTCCGGGGACGACAACCAAGACGGCCTCGCCCTCCTCCTGGACTTCGGCCGGGGACGGGCCCTCCTCCTCGCCGACCTGCCCCGGGAGGTGGAGGCCAGGCTTCCCGTGGGGGAGGTGGAGGCGCTCAAGGTGAGCCACCACGGCTCCCAAAGCGGCACCTCCGAGGTCCTCCTGGAAAGGACGAGGCCCCGGGTGGCCCTCATCGGGGTGGGGCCCAACCCCTTCGGCCACCCCCACCCCGAGGTCCTGGAGCGCCTTGAGCGCCACGGCGCGGAGGTGCGCCGCACCGACCAGGACGGGGCGGTGCGCGTCCTCTTCGGCTACGCCTGGTAG
- the pfkA gene encoding 6-phosphofructokinase, giving the protein MKRIGVFTSGGDAPGMNAAIRAVVRQAHALGVEVIGIRRGYAGMIQGEMVPLGVRDVANIIQRGGTILLTARSQEFLTEEGRAKAYAKLQAAGIEGLVAIGGDGTFRGALCLVEEHGMPVVGVPGTIDNDLYGTDYTIGFDTAVNTALEAIDRIRDTAASHERVFFIEVMGRHAGFIALDVGLAGGAEVIAVPEEPVDPKAVAEVLEASQRRGKKSSIVVVAEGAYPGGAAGLLAAIREHLQVEARVTVLGHIQRGGSPTAKDRILASRLGAAAVEALVGGASGVMVGEVEGEVDLTPLKEAVERRKDINRALLRLSQVLAL; this is encoded by the coding sequence ATGAAACGCATCGGGGTGTTCACCAGCGGCGGCGACGCGCCGGGGATGAACGCGGCCATCCGGGCGGTGGTGCGCCAGGCCCACGCCCTGGGGGTGGAGGTCATCGGGATCCGCCGCGGCTACGCCGGCATGATCCAAGGGGAGATGGTGCCCTTGGGGGTGCGGGACGTGGCCAACATCATCCAGCGGGGCGGGACGATCCTCCTCACGGCGAGGAGCCAGGAGTTCCTCACGGAGGAGGGGCGGGCCAAGGCCTACGCCAAGCTGCAGGCGGCGGGGATTGAGGGCCTGGTGGCCATCGGCGGCGACGGGACCTTCCGCGGGGCGCTTTGCCTCGTGGAGGAGCACGGGATGCCGGTGGTGGGGGTTCCGGGCACCATAGACAACGACCTCTACGGCACGGACTACACCATCGGCTTTGACACCGCGGTGAACACGGCCCTCGAGGCCATAGACCGGATCCGGGACACCGCGGCGAGCCACGAGCGGGTCTTCTTCATAGAGGTCATGGGGCGGCACGCCGGGTTCATCGCCCTGGACGTGGGGCTTGCCGGCGGGGCGGAGGTCATCGCCGTCCCCGAGGAGCCCGTGGACCCCAAGGCCGTGGCCGAGGTGCTGGAGGCCTCCCAGAGGCGGGGGAAGAAGAGCTCCATCGTGGTGGTGGCCGAGGGGGCCTACCCCGGCGGGGCCGCGGGGCTTCTCGCCGCCATCCGGGAGCACCTCCAGGTGGAGGCCCGGGTCACCGTCCTGGGGCACATCCAGCGGGGCGGGAGCCCCACGGCCAAGGACCGGATCCTGGCGAGCCGCCTGGGGGCGGCCGCGGTGGAGGCCCTGGTGGGCGGGGCGAGCGGGGTCATGGTGGGGGAGGTGGAGGGCGAGGTGGACCTCACCCCCCTGAAGGAGGCGGTGGAGCGCAGGAAGGACATCAACCGGGCCCTCTTGCGCCTATCGCAGGTGCTGGCCCTCTAG
- the soj gene encoding chromosome-partitioning ATPase Soj: MLRAKVRRIALANQKGGVGKTTTAINLAAYLARLGKRVLLVDLDPQGNATSGLGVRAERGVYHLLQGEPLEGLVHPVDGFHLLPATPDLVGATVELAGAPTALREVLRDEGYDLVLLDAPPSLSPLTLNALAAAEGVVVPVQAEYYALEGVAGLLATLEEVRAGLNPSLRLLGILVTMYDGRTLLAQQVEAQLRAHFGEKVFWTVIPRNVRLAEAPSFGKTIAQHAPTSPGAHAYRRLAEEVMARVQEA; encoded by the coding sequence ATGCTAAGGGCCAAGGTGCGGCGCATCGCCTTGGCCAACCAGAAGGGCGGGGTGGGCAAGACCACCACGGCCATCAACCTCGCGGCCTACCTGGCCCGCCTGGGCAAGCGGGTGCTCCTGGTGGACCTGGACCCTCAGGGGAACGCCACGAGCGGCCTCGGGGTGCGGGCGGAGCGGGGGGTGTACCACCTCCTCCAGGGGGAGCCCCTGGAGGGGCTCGTGCACCCCGTGGACGGCTTCCACCTCCTGCCCGCCACCCCGGACCTGGTGGGGGCCACGGTGGAGTTGGCCGGGGCCCCCACCGCCCTGCGGGAGGTCCTGCGGGATGAGGGCTACGACCTCGTCCTCCTGGACGCGCCCCCGAGCCTTTCCCCTCTTACCCTCAACGCCCTGGCCGCGGCGGAAGGGGTGGTGGTCCCGGTCCAGGCCGAGTACTACGCCCTGGAGGGGGTGGCGGGCCTCCTCGCCACCCTGGAGGAGGTGCGGGCGGGCCTCAACCCCAGCCTCCGCCTCCTCGGCATCCTGGTGACCATGTACGACGGCCGCACCCTGCTCGCCCAGCAGGTGGAGGCCCAGCTCCGCGCCCACTTCGGGGAGAAGGTGTTTTGGACGGTGATCCCCAGGAACGTCCGCCTGGCGGAGGCCCCGAGCTTCGGCAAGACCATTGCCCAGCACGCCCCCACCTCCCCCGGGGCCCACGCCTACCGCCGCCTGGCAGAGGAGGTGATGGCCCGTGTCCAGGAAGCCTAG